A single genomic interval of Amycolatopsis albispora harbors:
- a CDS encoding DUF1501 domain-containing protein, protein MNPVTRRRFLTLSGVTAAGALAVGATRVDWDSLMTAAAENPLDPAAGVLVVVTLYGGNDGLNTVVPAADRAYQDARPELAYQPEEVLDLGDGLGLNPGMKGLKGLWDNRKLAIVRGVGYPRPDHSHFRSMAIWQTASPDTSVPSGWLGRWLDASGADPLRAVSVEPVLPPLLAGEHTAAASMPVGGLALPRGELGAAFAALGEPVPGEDHWRARATRSIGDLHNAVRVLGGPAREESEKDDEDEQRHKGASAGGSSGLAAQLDLVAGLVEAGVPTRAYSVSLGGFDTHSDERGTQERLLTELDTALTPFAQRLQGSDRGKQVTVLVYSEFGRRVRANASDGTDHGTAGPMFLLGERVQGGFHGEQPSLTDLDNDDLKATTDFRDVYATVLGDVLGADPAQVLSGHATRLDNLIRTAG, encoded by the coding sequence ATGAACCCCGTGACGCGGCGCCGTTTTCTCACCCTGAGCGGGGTGACCGCGGCCGGTGCGCTCGCCGTCGGCGCGACCAGGGTGGACTGGGACTCGCTGATGACCGCCGCCGCGGAGAACCCGCTCGATCCCGCGGCCGGCGTGCTGGTGGTGGTCACCCTCTACGGCGGCAACGACGGGCTGAACACGGTGGTCCCGGCCGCCGACCGCGCCTACCAGGACGCGCGGCCGGAGCTGGCCTACCAGCCGGAGGAGGTGCTCGACCTCGGTGACGGGCTCGGGCTGAACCCCGGCATGAAGGGCCTAAAAGGCTTATGGGACAACCGGAAGCTCGCGATCGTGCGCGGGGTGGGGTATCCGCGGCCGGACCACAGCCACTTCCGGTCGATGGCGATCTGGCAGACCGCTTCCCCGGACACTTCGGTGCCGAGCGGCTGGCTCGGGCGCTGGCTGGACGCCTCCGGCGCGGACCCGCTGCGCGCGGTGTCGGTCGAGCCGGTGCTGCCGCCGTTGCTGGCGGGGGAGCACACGGCGGCGGCGTCGATGCCGGTCGGCGGCTTGGCGCTGCCGAGGGGCGAACTGGGTGCTGCCTTCGCCGCGCTCGGCGAGCCGGTGCCCGGTGAGGACCACTGGCGGGCGAGGGCCACGCGGTCGATCGGCGATCTGCACAACGCCGTGCGCGTGCTCGGCGGACCGGCGCGTGAAGAGTCCGAAAAGGACGATGAGGACGAGCAGCGGCACAAGGGTGCGTCGGCGGGCGGCAGCTCGGGTCTGGCCGCGCAGCTGGACCTGGTGGCCGGGCTGGTCGAAGCGGGCGTGCCGACACGGGCGTATTCGGTGTCGCTGGGCGGTTTCGACACCCATTCCGACGAGCGCGGCACGCAGGAGCGGCTGCTCACCGAGCTGGACACCGCGCTGACCCCGTTCGCCCAGCGGTTGCAGGGCAGTGATCGCGGCAAGCAGGTCACCGTGCTGGTGTACTCGGAATTCGGCCGCCGGGTGCGCGCGAACGCCAGTGACGGCACCGATCACGGCACCGCGGGCCCGATGTTCCTGCTGGGCGAGCGGGTCCAGGGCGGCTTCCACGGCGAGCAGCCGAGCCTGACCGACCTGGACAACGACGATCTCAAGGCCACCACCGACTTCCGCGACGTCTACGCCACCGTGCTCGGAGACGTGCTCGGCGCCGATCCGGCCCAGGTGCTGTCCGGCCACGCCACCCGCCTGGACAACCTCATTCGCACGGCAGGGTGA
- a CDS encoding ABC transporter ATP-binding protein encodes MTADARLAGLVRPHAGSFAAVVLLQVVGAIAGLAPLLAVVELGRILLAPEPPDQDRVWLIVLVGAAGMLVRLLFTAASSGIGHLLDGRVQLSFRRRLAEGLGRVPIGWFSRRRTGELAKVVGEDVGAVHPFIAHAPGELVAAFVVPLVSLVYLVSIDWRLTLVTLIPVALAVAMVPLMMTPTRLREQEEFDAAMGRISNSVVEFVQGIAVVKAFGGTERAHRRFRTAADAFVGTFNRWVHGMSVPAAGMQLALSPPFVLVVVLTGGAVKITGGALAPADLLPFLLLGLGLTAPVAALGHGFDDLQAARRAVGRIRDVLAVPPLPEPANPVVPNGNRVELRDVRFAYDNGREVLRGIDLVLEPGTVTALTGPSGSGKSTLVQLLPRFFDPAGGSVLLGGVDLREIGSRELHRRVSFVFQDVRLLRATVAENIALAVPHAEFTDVVRAAELAGIHERILELPHGYETVLGEETGLSGGEAQRISLARALLADAPVLVLDEATSFADPQTEQAVRRALAALGGDRTVLVIAHRAETIAGADTVVVLDNGVITEIRRSR; translated from the coding sequence ATGACGGCCGACGCCCGCCTGGCCGGGCTGGTGAGACCGCATGCCGGGAGTTTCGCGGCCGTGGTGCTCCTGCAGGTCGTCGGCGCCATCGCGGGGTTGGCGCCGCTGCTGGCGGTGGTCGAGCTGGGCCGGATACTCCTGGCGCCGGAACCGCCGGACCAGGACCGCGTGTGGCTGATCGTGCTGGTGGGCGCGGCGGGCATGCTGGTCCGGCTGCTGTTCACCGCGGCGTCCTCCGGGATCGGGCACCTGCTCGACGGCCGCGTGCAGCTGTCGTTCCGCCGCCGGCTGGCCGAAGGGCTGGGGCGCGTGCCGATCGGCTGGTTTTCGCGGCGCCGCACGGGGGAACTGGCGAAGGTGGTCGGCGAGGACGTCGGCGCGGTGCACCCGTTCATCGCGCACGCGCCCGGTGAGCTGGTCGCCGCGTTTGTGGTGCCGCTGGTTTCGCTGGTCTACCTGGTGTCCATCGACTGGCGGCTGACGCTGGTCACGCTGATCCCGGTGGCGCTGGCCGTCGCGATGGTGCCGCTGATGATGACGCCGACCCGGCTGCGCGAGCAGGAGGAGTTCGACGCCGCCATGGGCCGGATCTCGAATTCGGTGGTCGAGTTCGTGCAGGGCATCGCGGTGGTCAAGGCGTTCGGCGGCACCGAGCGCGCGCACCGGCGGTTCCGCACCGCCGCGGACGCCTTTGTCGGCACCTTCAACCGCTGGGTGCACGGCATGTCGGTGCCCGCGGCCGGGATGCAGCTGGCGTTGTCGCCGCCGTTCGTGCTGGTGGTGGTACTGACCGGGGGCGCGGTGAAGATCACCGGGGGTGCGCTCGCCCCGGCCGACCTGCTGCCGTTCCTGTTGCTCGGCCTCGGCCTGACCGCGCCGGTGGCCGCGCTCGGCCACGGCTTCGACGATCTGCAGGCCGCCCGGCGCGCGGTCGGCCGGATCCGGGACGTGCTCGCCGTGCCACCACTGCCGGAACCGGCGAACCCGGTGGTACCCAACGGAAACCGGGTGGAACTGCGGGACGTCCGGTTCGCCTACGACAACGGCCGCGAGGTGCTGCGCGGCATCGACCTGGTGCTCGAACCGGGCACGGTCACCGCGCTCACCGGGCCGTCGGGCAGCGGTAAGTCCACTTTGGTCCAACTGCTGCCGCGGTTCTTCGACCCGGCCGGCGGTTCGGTGCTGCTCGGGGGCGTGGACCTGCGGGAGATCGGCAGCCGGGAACTGCACCGGCGGGTTTCGTTTGTCTTCCAGGACGTGCGCCTGCTGCGGGCGACGGTCGCCGAGAACATCGCGCTGGCGGTGCCGCACGCCGAGTTCACCGACGTGGTGCGCGCCGCGGAACTGGCCGGCATCCACGAGCGGATCCTCGAACTGCCGCACGGCTACGAGACCGTGCTCGGTGAGGAAACCGGGCTGTCGGGCGGCGAGGCGCAGCGGATCTCGCTCGCCCGCGCGCTGCTGGCCGACGCGCCCGTGCTGGTGCTCGACGAAGCCACGTCGTTCGCCGACCCGCAGACCGAACAGGCCGTGCGGCGGGCGCTGGCCGCGCTGGGCGGTGACCGCACGGTCCTGGTCATCGCGCACCGCGCGGAAACCATCGCCGGCGCGGACACCGTGGTGGTGCTGGACAACGGCGTCATCACCGAGATCCGGAGGTCCCGATGA
- a CDS encoding alpha/beta hydrolase, with amino-acid sequence MDPELEAFVPLFPPANLNDPAVDRKNFAELAASVPEPDTSGMTVEDHVVPGEPEVPVRVYRPHEAQGAVVWLHGGGWVMGTLDTEHPWAARLAEAAGTMVVSVGYRLAPENPFPAAFDDSYAALAWTVEHAAEFGIDPERVAVGGHSAGGGLAAGVALRARDEQGPPIRFQLLNQPGLDDRQGSWSAQAFTDTPWVNREKVGAMWGHYLGGREATPYAAPARATDLSGLPPAYIASAEFCPNRDENIEYAVRLLRAGVSVELHQWAGTFHGSQAIITADVSQRQIAELGGALRRALAP; translated from the coding sequence ATGGATCCCGAACTCGAAGCCTTCGTCCCGCTCTTCCCGCCCGCGAACCTCAACGACCCGGCCGTCGATCGCAAGAACTTCGCCGAGCTGGCCGCTTCGGTGCCCGAGCCGGACACCAGCGGCATGACCGTCGAGGACCACGTGGTGCCCGGGGAGCCGGAGGTGCCCGTGCGCGTCTACCGCCCGCACGAGGCGCAGGGTGCCGTCGTGTGGCTGCACGGCGGTGGCTGGGTGATGGGCACGCTGGACACCGAGCACCCGTGGGCCGCGCGGCTCGCCGAGGCCGCGGGCACCATGGTGGTTTCGGTGGGTTACCGGCTGGCGCCGGAAAACCCGTTCCCGGCCGCCTTCGACGACAGTTACGCCGCGCTGGCGTGGACCGTCGAGCACGCCGCGGAGTTCGGCATCGATCCCGAGCGCGTCGCGGTCGGCGGGCACAGCGCGGGCGGCGGGCTCGCGGCGGGTGTGGCGTTGCGGGCACGCGACGAGCAGGGGCCGCCGATCCGGTTCCAGCTGCTCAACCAGCCCGGCCTCGACGACCGGCAGGGCTCGTGGTCGGCGCAGGCCTTCACCGACACGCCCTGGGTGAACCGCGAGAAGGTCGGCGCGATGTGGGGGCACTACCTGGGCGGGCGGGAAGCCACGCCGTATGCGGCCCCGGCCCGCGCCACCGACCTGTCCGGACTGCCGCCCGCCTACATCGCCAGTGCCGAGTTCTGCCCCAACCGCGACGAGAACATCGAGTACGCGGTGCGCCTGCTGCGGGCGGGCGTGTCGGTCGAACTGCACCAGTGGGCGGGCACCTTCCACGGGTCGCAGGCGATCATCACCGCCGACGTGTCGCAGCGCCAGATCGCCGAACTCGGCGGCGCGCTGCGGCGGGCGCTCGCGCCATGA
- a CDS encoding ABC transporter ATP-binding protein produces MIRMLLRVLGNSYARPVRRTVVLMTVTAAAEGLSYALLVPVLSALFGAAPADAWPWLAGFGAAVAVYAVLRYTSDLSGFRAGTTLLRGMYHRLGDHLARLPVGWYSAARVGEVSSVASHGVLESMGVIAHLLSPFISACVTPLTIVAVLLAYHPPLGLAALLAVPLVAAVQVWTGRSMAAADADRAERDHEATGRVIEFLQAQPVLRAGGRTAERFALLDDSLREVQRATRRSTLAALPGVVGLTLVVQAVFTAVLVLGAYLALGGDIGAAELLAILVLAARCADPLLSLADIGGKLRGARSVLAKLDTVLRTEPLPEPAAPRLPDGHDLAFDSVTFRHGDRVVVDDLSLTVPAGRRLAVVGPSGAGKSTLLQLLARFYDVDAGAVRVGGVDVRELSTEALMARIAFVFQDVYLFDGTIEENVRLGRPDATDAEVRAAASAARLDEVVERLPGGWSAHVGEGGALLSGGERQRVSIARALLKDAPLVLLDEVTSALDPVNEAAVHEGVERLMAGRTVVLVAHRLRTVQRADHVVFLDRGRIAEQGTHEELLRRGGRYAGFWAIATAPA; encoded by the coding sequence ATGATCCGAATGTTGTTGCGCGTACTGGGAAATTCGTACGCCCGGCCGGTGCGGCGCACGGTGGTGCTGATGACCGTCACGGCGGCGGCCGAGGGCCTGTCCTACGCGCTGCTGGTGCCCGTGCTGAGCGCGCTTTTCGGGGCCGCGCCGGCGGATGCGTGGCCGTGGCTGGCCGGGTTCGGTGCCGCCGTGGCGGTCTACGCGGTCCTGCGGTACACCAGCGACCTGTCCGGATTCCGTGCCGGGACCACGTTGCTGCGCGGGATGTACCACCGCCTCGGCGACCACCTGGCCCGGCTGCCGGTGGGCTGGTACAGCGCCGCGCGGGTCGGCGAAGTGTCCTCTGTGGCCAGTCACGGGGTGCTCGAGTCGATGGGCGTGATCGCGCATCTGTTGTCCCCGTTCATTTCCGCCTGCGTGACGCCGTTGACCATCGTGGCCGTGCTGCTCGCGTACCACCCGCCACTGGGCCTGGCGGCGTTGCTCGCCGTGCCGCTGGTGGCGGCGGTGCAGGTGTGGACGGGCCGCTCGATGGCCGCCGCCGACGCGGACCGCGCCGAACGTGATCACGAGGCCACCGGCCGCGTCATCGAATTCCTCCAGGCGCAGCCGGTGCTGCGGGCGGGCGGCCGGACGGCGGAACGCTTCGCGCTGCTCGACGATTCGCTGCGGGAGGTCCAGCGCGCGACCCGCCGGTCCACGCTGGCGGCGCTGCCCGGGGTGGTCGGCCTGACGCTCGTGGTGCAGGCCGTGTTCACCGCCGTGCTGGTGCTGGGCGCCTACCTCGCGCTCGGTGGTGACATCGGCGCGGCCGAGCTGCTGGCGATCCTGGTGCTGGCCGCCCGGTGCGCGGACCCGCTGCTGTCGCTGGCCGACATCGGCGGAAAGCTGCGCGGGGCCCGGTCGGTGCTGGCGAAACTCGACACGGTCCTGCGCACCGAACCGCTGCCGGAGCCCGCCGCGCCTCGCCTGCCGGACGGCCACGACCTGGCGTTCGACTCGGTCACCTTCCGGCACGGCGACCGGGTGGTGGTGGACGACCTGTCGCTGACCGTGCCCGCGGGACGGCGGCTCGCCGTGGTCGGGCCGTCGGGCGCGGGCAAGAGCACGCTGCTGCAGCTGCTCGCCCGGTTCTACGACGTGGACGCGGGCGCGGTGCGGGTGGGCGGCGTGGACGTGCGCGAGCTGAGCACCGAGGCGCTGATGGCCCGGATCGCCTTCGTTTTCCAGGACGTCTACCTCTTCGACGGCACGATCGAGGAGAACGTGCGACTCGGCCGTCCCGACGCGACCGACGCCGAGGTGCGGGCGGCGGCGAGCGCCGCGCGGCTGGACGAGGTGGTCGAACGGCTGCCCGGCGGGTGGTCGGCGCACGTCGGCGAGGGCGGCGCGCTGCTGTCCGGCGGGGAGCGCCAGCGCGTGTCGATCGCGCGGGCACTGCTCAAGGACGCGCCGCTCGTGCTGCTGGACGAGGTGACCTCCGCGCTGGACCCGGTGAACGAAGCGGCGGTCCACGAAGGCGTCGAACGGCTGATGGCCGGCCGGACCGTGGTGCTGGTGGCACACCGGCTGCGGACCGTGCAGCGCGCCGACCACGTGGTTTTCCTCGACCGCGGCCGGATCGCCGAGCAGGGCACCCACGAAGAGCTGCTCCGCCGCGGCGGGCGCTACGCCGGTTTCTGGGCGATCGCCACCGCTCCGGCGTGA
- a CDS encoding TetR/AcrR family transcriptional regulator, which yields MEPALSVLMAAGAESMLERAYSDAVEQVDDVDEARARVLDAAYEQFCRLGIQRSTMEDVARRAGVSRITVYRRFATKDALVEQVVRREFRRYFDRFLVEIEQAETAADRVVLGFVSSLRAIRGNPLIGGLMAAEPDLLVPSMVSDGGRTLATVRQFVAGQLRREQRAGTVAAGLDADLVAELMVRVSASFLAIPSQLVDLDNEEQLAEVARKFLVPMLDA from the coding sequence GTGGAACCTGCGCTGTCCGTGCTCATGGCCGCGGGCGCGGAGTCGATGCTCGAACGCGCGTACTCCGACGCCGTCGAGCAGGTGGACGATGTGGACGAGGCTCGCGCGCGGGTGCTCGACGCCGCGTACGAGCAGTTCTGCCGCCTGGGCATCCAGCGGTCCACGATGGAGGACGTCGCCCGGCGGGCCGGGGTTTCGCGGATCACCGTCTACCGCCGCTTCGCCACCAAGGACGCGCTCGTGGAGCAGGTGGTGCGCCGCGAGTTCCGCCGCTACTTCGACCGGTTCCTCGTCGAGATCGAGCAGGCCGAGACCGCCGCCGACCGGGTGGTGCTGGGCTTTGTCAGCTCACTGCGCGCCATCCGGGGCAATCCGCTGATCGGCGGGCTGATGGCGGCCGAACCGGATCTGCTGGTGCCGTCGATGGTCAGCGACGGCGGCCGCACCCTGGCCACCGTGCGGCAGTTCGTGGCCGGGCAGCTGCGCCGCGAGCAGCGCGCGGGCACCGTGGCGGCCGGGCTGGACGCCGACCTGGTGGCCGAGCTGATGGTCCGCGTTTCCGCGTCGTTCCTGGCCATTCCCAGCCAGCTGGTCGATCTCGACAACGAGGAGCAACTGGCCGAGGTGGCGCGCAAGTTCCTGGTGCCGATGCTGGACGCCTGA
- a CDS encoding DUF1800 domain-containing protein gives MAVLDERAAARRLADRFGFGPRPGEPLPALDQLLAPGGPRQLPQLDAPSSDQKARAEQERRLVIWWLDRMVTDDTERLTWFWHGHFATSEQKVRDPALMLAQNETFHRLGKGGFTELAKALVTDAAMLKWLDGNDNKVGSPNENLAREFLELFALGVGHYSEQDVREAARALTGWTLDRKTGEAKLNPKRQDRAPKQIFGQPGDFTAESFVDLVLARPESAAFVTGRLWYRLVSPNPPPADAHQRVIAAYRPGSDVRAALRAIAGEPAFRDPAATIVKQPVEWLVGLLRATGLKASDLDAKKLLNGLRGMGQLPFRPPSVGGWPAGGAWLTTSAGVARMNLAQLVAQKAKDDALARLRETLAMDTWSDRTRKALDGVAKDPRKLLAVAACAPEYVVSG, from the coding sequence ATGGCTGTTCTCGACGAACGCGCCGCGGCCCGGCGGCTGGCCGACCGGTTCGGGTTCGGGCCCCGGCCGGGTGAGCCGCTCCCGGCACTGGACCAGCTGCTCGCGCCCGGCGGGCCGCGGCAACTTCCTCAGCTGGACGCGCCCTCCTCGGACCAGAAGGCACGTGCCGAGCAGGAGCGGCGGCTGGTGATCTGGTGGCTGGACCGCATGGTCACCGACGACACCGAGCGGCTCACCTGGTTCTGGCACGGGCACTTCGCCACCAGCGAGCAGAAGGTCCGCGATCCGGCGCTGATGCTGGCGCAGAACGAGACCTTCCACCGGCTCGGCAAGGGCGGGTTCACCGAGCTGGCCAAGGCGCTGGTGACCGACGCGGCGATGCTGAAGTGGCTGGACGGCAACGACAACAAGGTCGGCTCACCCAACGAGAACCTGGCACGCGAGTTCCTGGAACTGTTCGCGCTGGGCGTCGGCCACTACTCCGAACAGGACGTGCGCGAAGCCGCCCGAGCGCTCACCGGCTGGACGCTGGACCGCAAAACCGGGGAAGCGAAGCTGAACCCGAAGCGCCAGGACCGTGCGCCCAAGCAGATCTTCGGCCAGCCAGGCGACTTCACCGCGGAGTCCTTTGTGGACCTGGTGCTGGCGCGGCCGGAGTCGGCGGCGTTTGTCACCGGAAGGCTGTGGTACCGCCTGGTTTCCCCGAACCCGCCACCAGCGGACGCGCACCAGCGGGTGATCGCCGCCTACCGCCCCGGCAGTGATGTCCGGGCCGCGCTGCGGGCCATCGCCGGTGAGCCGGCGTTCCGCGACCCGGCGGCGACGATCGTCAAGCAGCCGGTCGAATGGCTGGTCGGCCTGTTGCGCGCGACCGGGCTGAAGGCGAGTGATCTCGACGCGAAGAAGCTGCTCAACGGCCTGCGCGGGATGGGGCAACTGCCGTTCCGGCCGCCGAGCGTCGGCGGCTGGCCCGCCGGTGGGGCGTGGCTGACCACTTCGGCGGGTGTGGCGCGGATGAACCTCGCGCAGCTCGTCGCGCAGAAGGCGAAGGACGACGCGCTGGCGCGGCTGCGCGAAACCCTCGCGATGGACACCTGGTCCGACCGGACCCGAAAGGCGCTCGACGGCGTGGCCAAGGACCCGCGCAAGCTGCTCGCGGTGGCCGCCTGCGCGCCCGAGTACGTGGTGAGCGGATGA
- a CDS encoding lipase family protein, with protein MKSKHLKKFVAGAVAVAGLTTACGTTEPQAAPEPGRGTVVSAVPVADLTPAEVTARLRAAGIDASQVRFGVSAQRVVYRTVGTTGEPTTASQLVAFPENERSDLNVVSWLHGTTVYRGDVASVNEKSTDRAAALLFAATGQAVSAPDYLGLGEGPGTHPYGHPEATVAAALDGLRAAREVAGGQGRTFDERVRVSGFSQGGPATMMFGRALQEGADPAFSLGGLAPIAGPFHLSRFEADAASDKIEKAGLYLAYFSIAWDRLYGLYESPSEAFREPYAAQVETLFDGDHPAPELAKALPPAAKDLFTEQFLARVREPAGVLADRLRPLDTTCDWTPEVPVHLFHAAGDRDVAFANAEHCRAQLVARGAGPRLTDVGAVDHNGSVRVALPQVAREFAPA; from the coding sequence GTGAAAAGCAAGCACCTCAAGAAGTTCGTGGCCGGCGCGGTCGCCGTCGCCGGTCTCACCACGGCCTGCGGTACGACCGAACCGCAGGCCGCCCCCGAGCCGGGGCGCGGCACCGTGGTCTCCGCCGTGCCGGTCGCCGACCTCACGCCGGCCGAAGTCACCGCGCGCCTGCGGGCGGCCGGGATCGACGCGTCGCAGGTCCGCTTCGGAGTGAGCGCGCAGCGGGTGGTCTACCGCACGGTCGGCACGACCGGCGAGCCGACCACGGCCAGTCAGCTGGTCGCGTTCCCCGAGAATGAGCGAAGCGACCTGAACGTGGTGTCCTGGCTGCACGGCACCACCGTCTACCGGGGCGATGTCGCGTCGGTGAACGAGAAGTCCACGGACCGGGCGGCGGCGCTGCTTTTTGCCGCCACCGGGCAGGCCGTGTCCGCCCCGGACTACCTCGGGCTCGGCGAAGGCCCGGGCACCCATCCGTACGGGCATCCCGAGGCAACCGTGGCCGCCGCGCTGGACGGGCTGCGGGCGGCCAGGGAGGTGGCGGGCGGCCAGGGACGGACCTTCGACGAACGGGTGCGGGTCAGCGGCTTCTCCCAGGGCGGCCCGGCCACCATGATGTTCGGCCGCGCGCTGCAGGAGGGCGCCGATCCCGCGTTCTCGCTGGGCGGGCTCGCGCCGATCGCCGGGCCGTTCCACCTGAGCCGGTTCGAGGCGGACGCCGCGTCGGACAAGATCGAGAAGGCCGGCCTCTACCTGGCGTACTTCAGCATCGCGTGGGATCGCCTGTACGGCCTCTACGAGTCACCGTCGGAAGCGTTCCGCGAGCCGTACGCCGCCCAGGTGGAAACCCTCTTCGACGGCGACCACCCGGCGCCGGAGCTCGCGAAGGCGCTGCCACCGGCGGCGAAGGACCTGTTCACCGAGCAGTTCCTGGCGCGGGTGCGGGAGCCCGCCGGAGTACTGGCGGACCGGCTGCGCCCGCTGGACACCACCTGCGACTGGACGCCCGAAGTGCCCGTGCACCTGTTCCACGCCGCCGGTGACCGGGACGTCGCCTTCGCCAACGCCGAGCACTGCCGGGCGCAGCTCGTCGCGCGGGGCGCCGGGCCGCGGCTGACCGATGTCGGCGCGGTCGACCACAACGGCAGCGTGCGCGTGGCCCTGCCGCAGGTGGCGCGGGAGTTCGCCCCGGCGTGA
- a CDS encoding PucR family transcriptional regulator: MEALVARLSHLDPDAEGVIRVVMFYDTLMKRRVDLPALARASAGLAGCVAGIRLHGTGRTLRFAPDGREATAPPLPVSMSEPVTLDDEEIGTVWLERAGAPGLLDDALLDRLAIAVATVVERYSPARTTMADPALVELAISATSDDAARNRALRLLGFGTGLPIKVLAVRSALPLDQLGGLVCPGRPVKAAPLADVGVILATTVDVTCLPPDVLAGVGAAGSPDRSWQQATTALRFATARQPVVHYDDLGALALLAHVPAETARDNADVAAIAELAPEDLETLDAYCTTGSLRRAADLLHLHHSSVARRLEQLGKALGVELTEPTGLLRARLALTAWRLLG, translated from the coding sequence ATGGAGGCGTTGGTCGCGAGATTGTCGCATCTGGACCCGGATGCCGAAGGCGTGATCCGCGTGGTGATGTTCTACGACACGCTGATGAAGCGCCGCGTGGACCTGCCCGCGCTGGCCCGTGCTTCGGCGGGGCTGGCCGGATGCGTGGCGGGAATCCGGCTGCACGGCACGGGCCGGACCCTGCGGTTCGCGCCGGACGGCCGGGAGGCGACCGCCCCGCCACTGCCGGTGTCCATGTCGGAGCCGGTCACCCTGGACGACGAGGAGATCGGCACGGTGTGGCTGGAGCGCGCCGGTGCGCCCGGCCTGCTCGACGACGCACTGCTGGACCGGCTCGCCATCGCGGTGGCGACGGTGGTCGAGCGGTACAGCCCGGCCCGCACCACGATGGCCGATCCCGCGCTCGTCGAACTGGCGATCAGCGCCACCAGCGACGACGCGGCGCGGAACCGCGCGCTGCGGCTGCTGGGGTTCGGCACCGGCCTGCCGATCAAGGTGCTGGCCGTGCGGTCCGCGCTGCCGCTGGACCAGCTCGGCGGCCTGGTCTGCCCCGGGCGCCCGGTCAAGGCCGCGCCGCTCGCCGACGTGGGCGTCATCCTGGCCACCACGGTGGACGTGACCTGCCTGCCGCCGGACGTGCTCGCGGGCGTCGGCGCCGCCGGAAGCCCGGACCGCTCGTGGCAACAGGCGACGACCGCGCTCCGCTTCGCCACCGCGCGCCAGCCCGTGGTGCACTACGACGACCTGGGAGCGCTGGCGCTGCTCGCGCACGTGCCCGCCGAGACCGCGCGGGACAACGCCGACGTGGCCGCGATCGCCGAGCTGGCCCCGGAGGACCTCGAAACCCTGGACGCCTACTGCACCACGGGCTCACTGCGGCGGGCCGCGGACCTGCTGCACCTGCACCACAGCAGCGTCGCGAGGCGGCTGGAGCAACTGGGCAAGGCGCTGGGCGTGGAACTCACCGAGCCGACCGGCCTGCTCCGGGCCCGGCTCGCGCTCACCGCGTGGCGCCTGCTCGGGTAG
- a CDS encoding S41 family peptidase: MTDFIQKLADLVRERYILDHDAPAITADVLSLDLTGLAPDAVAEVLTSRLQRTNNDRHLRVRHQPRGAATGFDSAEYEAHYAAEALRNAGGIREVRLLDDGAGVLTIAPYLSPVHLAEPYVRAAFTLLSSVTSLVIDLRGGRGGTPETVALICGHLLGAQAVHLQDVEERHRPPRQFWTTPAATRIDAPIRVLTSRETFSGCEELAYNLQAQGRAMVIGEVTGGGAHPVEAVALTDVLELHLPVARSVNAVTGTNWEQVGVRPDVECAAADALDIALRDHAGAVAIAQKPA, from the coding sequence ATGACCGACTTCATCCAGAAGCTCGCGGACCTGGTGCGCGAGCGGTACATCCTCGACCACGACGCGCCCGCGATCACCGCGGACGTGCTCAGCCTGGACCTGACCGGGCTCGCGCCGGACGCCGTCGCCGAGGTGCTGACCAGCCGCCTGCAACGCACCAACAACGACCGCCACCTGCGGGTGCGGCACCAGCCGCGTGGCGCGGCCACCGGTTTCGACAGCGCCGAGTACGAGGCGCACTACGCGGCCGAGGCGCTGCGCAACGCGGGCGGGATCCGCGAGGTGCGGCTGCTCGACGATGGCGCCGGAGTTCTCACGATCGCGCCCTACCTCTCACCCGTGCACCTCGCCGAGCCGTACGTCCGCGCCGCCTTCACCCTGCTGTCCTCGGTCACGTCGCTGGTGATCGATCTGCGTGGCGGACGCGGCGGCACCCCGGAAACCGTGGCGCTGATCTGCGGGCACCTGCTCGGCGCACAGGCGGTGCACCTGCAGGACGTCGAGGAGCGCCACCGCCCGCCGCGCCAGTTCTGGACCACCCCCGCGGCGACCAGGATCGACGCGCCGATCCGGGTGCTCACCAGCCGCGAGACCTTCTCCGGGTGCGAGGAACTCGCCTACAACCTCCAGGCGCAGGGCCGCGCGATGGTGATCGGCGAGGTGACCGGCGGAGGCGCACACCCGGTCGAAGCGGTCGCGCTGACCGACGTGCTGGAGTTGCACCTGCCCGTCGCGCGCTCGGTCAACGCGGTCACCGGGACCAACTGGGAGCAGGTCGGCGTGCGGCCCGATGTCGAGTGCGCCGCGGCCGACGCACTCGACATCGCGCTCCGGGATCACGCCGGAGCGGTGGCGATCGCCCAGAAACCGGCGTAG